A genomic region of Erythrobacter sp. SCSIO 43205 contains the following coding sequences:
- a CDS encoding LLM class flavin-dependent oxidoreductase — protein MTDFSVLDLVPVREGGSVAEALGNATRLAAHAEAIGCKRFWVAEHHTMEGIAGGATSVVLAHIGNATSTIRIGSGGIMLPNHTPFQIAEQFGTLDALFPGRIDLGLGRAPGAGPQLQRALRKDLHKASEYFPQDVVELRALLTSDMDLPIRATPGFGSNVEFWMLGSSLFGAQLAAKLGMPYAFAAHFAPDHLDSALAVYRRDFQPSETLEKPHVMVAMNVFAAEAEEEAQTLASSQQQSFVALRSGTPGKLKPPVEDYKESLPAQYRAMLTHLEQAAAVGTPEQVREKIDAFVQRTSADEIILCGATYDPDARLRSLELTLDACQKVPA, from the coding sequence ATGACTGATTTTTCGGTACTCGACCTTGTCCCCGTGCGCGAAGGAGGGAGCGTTGCTGAAGCGCTCGGCAATGCGACCAGGCTTGCCGCCCATGCGGAAGCCATCGGGTGCAAACGCTTTTGGGTTGCCGAACATCACACGATGGAGGGGATCGCCGGGGGCGCGACTTCGGTTGTGCTCGCCCATATCGGCAATGCGACAAGCACCATCCGCATCGGGTCAGGCGGCATTATGCTGCCCAATCACACCCCGTTTCAGATTGCCGAACAGTTTGGCACGCTGGACGCGCTCTTTCCGGGACGCATCGACCTTGGGCTTGGCCGTGCTCCGGGAGCAGGGCCGCAGCTTCAACGCGCGCTTCGCAAGGATTTGCACAAGGCATCCGAATACTTTCCGCAAGACGTGGTCGAACTGCGCGCGCTTCTGACAAGCGATATGGATTTGCCGATCAGGGCGACTCCGGGCTTTGGTTCGAATGTCGAGTTCTGGATGCTCGGCTCCAGCCTGTTCGGCGCGCAACTCGCGGCAAAGCTTGGTATGCCTTACGCCTTCGCCGCGCATTTTGCCCCCGATCACCTCGATAGCGCGCTTGCAGTGTATCGCCGCGACTTTCAGCCCTCAGAAACGCTTGAAAAGCCTCACGTCATGGTCGCGATGAATGTCTTTGCCGCCGAGGCCGAAGAAGAAGCGCAGACCCTTGCTTCGAGTCAGCAGCAAAGTTTTGTCGCGCTTCGTTCCGGCACGCCCGGCAAGCTCAAACCGCCGGTCGAGGACTATAAGGAAAGCCTGCCTGCGCAATATCGCGCCATGCTCACCCATCTGGAGCAGGCCGCAGCCGTCGGCACCCCTGAGCAAGTCCGCGAAAAGATCGACGCTTTCGTCCAGCGCACCAGCGCCGATGAAATCATATTGTGCGGGGCAACCTATGACCCCGACGCGCGGCTGCGCAGCCTCGAATTGACGCTTGATGCCTGCCAGAAGGTTCCAGCTTAA
- a CDS encoding lipopolysaccharide assembly protein LapB, with protein sequence MDLISPILLSLALQVGPNPHIGNDLGPPDELVNRPERNPRDNPLERGIEDNPDTVWLAKCLAFLPEQAARAHTLSQVRRNETSGRQRILANHCLGLASTELGMWGDAREAFAAARDETPDDEPSAKARFGAMAGNAAVADSDYESALHILTTAKLHAEASASAPMQAIVASDLARVLVTLERPEEALSELDLATQLMPEDPNNWLLKATLLRRLERLDEAQAAIERASAIAPQDAAIGLEAGVIAVLSGRDDAARQSWQSVIDTAPSAPEALTAQDYLAQLEPS encoded by the coding sequence TTGGATTTGATCTCCCCCATCCTGCTTTCGCTTGCCCTTCAGGTCGGCCCCAACCCGCATATCGGGAATGATCTTGGCCCCCCGGATGAGCTTGTAAACCGGCCAGAGCGAAACCCGCGCGACAATCCGCTTGAGCGCGGGATTGAGGATAATCCCGACACGGTCTGGCTTGCGAAATGTTTGGCGTTCCTTCCTGAACAGGCTGCGCGCGCGCATACTTTGTCGCAGGTTCGCCGCAATGAAACCAGCGGGCGCCAGCGTATCCTTGCCAATCACTGTTTGGGGCTTGCCTCAACCGAATTGGGAATGTGGGGCGATGCAAGAGAAGCCTTTGCCGCCGCGCGCGATGAAACGCCCGACGATGAGCCAAGCGCGAAAGCACGCTTCGGCGCGATGGCGGGAAATGCTGCGGTTGCTGATTCAGACTACGAAAGCGCCTTGCACATCCTCACCACTGCCAAGCTGCACGCTGAGGCGTCAGCCTCTGCTCCTATGCAGGCGATCGTTGCAAGCGATCTTGCGCGGGTTCTGGTCACGTTAGAGCGCCCTGAAGAGGCTTTGAGCGAGCTAGACCTTGCAACACAGCTTATGCCCGAAGACCCGAACAATTGGCTCTTGAAAGCAACACTTTTGCGGCGGCTTGAGCGACTAGATGAGGCGCAAGCCGCGATTGAAAGGGCAAGCGCGATTGCGCCACAAGATGCCGCCATCGGACTTGAAGCGGGCGTAATCGCCGTGCTTTCCGGGCGCGATGATGCTGCGCGGCAAAGCTGGCAGTCGGTGATAGACACGGCGCCAAGCGCGCCCGAAGCCTTGACCGCGCAAGACTATCTGGCGCAGCTTGAACCCTCTTAA